A window from Citrobacter amalonaticus encodes these proteins:
- the narL gene encoding two-component system response regulator NarL: MNNQEPATILLIDDHPMLRTGVKQLVSMAPDITVVGEASNGEQGIELAESLDPDLILLDLNMPGMNGLETLDKLREKALSGRIVVFSVSNHEEDVVTALKRGADGYLLKDMEPEDLLKSLQQAAAGEMVLSEALTPVLAASLRANRATSDRDVTQLTPRERDILKLIAQGLPNKMIARRLDITESTVKVHVKHMLKKMKLKSRVEAAVWVHQERIF; the protein is encoded by the coding sequence ATGAATAATCAGGAACCGGCAACTATCCTGCTCATCGACGATCATCCGATGTTGCGGACCGGCGTCAAACAGCTTGTCAGCATGGCGCCCGATATCACCGTGGTCGGTGAAGCCAGCAACGGCGAACAGGGTATCGAACTGGCCGAATCGCTTGACCCGGATCTGATCCTGCTCGACCTGAACATGCCGGGGATGAACGGGCTGGAAACCCTCGACAAATTACGTGAGAAAGCGCTGTCCGGACGGATCGTCGTCTTTAGCGTGTCGAATCATGAGGAAGATGTCGTGACGGCGCTCAAGCGCGGGGCTGATGGTTATCTGTTGAAGGATATGGAACCGGAAGATCTGCTTAAGTCGTTACAGCAGGCTGCCGCCGGAGAGATGGTCTTAAGCGAAGCGTTAACGCCGGTGCTGGCTGCCAGCCTGCGCGCCAACCGCGCCACCTCCGATCGCGATGTCACCCAACTCACCCCGCGTGAGCGTGACATTCTGAAGCTTATCGCCCAGGGTCTACCGAACAAAATGATTGCCCGCCGCCTGGATATCACCGAGAGCACGGTGAAAGTCCACGTGAAGCATATGCTGAAGAAGATGAAGCTTAAATCACGTGTTGAAGCGGCAGTGTGGGTGCATCAGGAACGTATCTTCTGA
- a CDS encoding YchO/YchP family invasin: MSRFVSHSLPLWLLLLLAGGHASAQSSFMQQAENPFDNNQDGLPDLGMAPESHEGEKHFAEMVKAFGEASMIDNGLDTGEQAKQFAFGQVRDAVSEQVNQQLESWLSPWGKASVNVQVDNEGNFNGSRGSWFVPWQDNSRYLTWGQLGLTQQDDGLVSNVGIGQRWVRDGWLLGYNTFYDNLLDENLQRGGLGAEAWGEYLRLSANYYQPFASWRAHTPTLEQRMARGYDVTAQMRLPFYEYLNTSVSVEQYFGDSVDLFDSGTGYHNPVAVKLGLNYTPVPLVTVTAQHKQGESGLSQNNLGLNLNYRFGVPLKKQLAASEVAESQSLRGSRYDHPQRNNLPTMEYRQRKTLSVFLATPPWDLHPGETVPLKLQVRSRHGVRHLTWQGDAQALSLTAGANAESVEGWTVIMPAWDSSEGANNRWQLSVVVEDEKGQRVSSNEITLTLTEPFMAMPGDDPRWRLLPEE; encoded by the coding sequence CCTCCTTTATGCAACAGGCCGAAAATCCCTTTGATAATAACCAGGACGGGTTGCCCGATCTGGGCATGGCTCCCGAATCGCATGAAGGCGAAAAACATTTCGCCGAGATGGTAAAAGCCTTTGGCGAGGCGAGCATGATCGACAACGGTCTGGACACCGGCGAGCAGGCAAAACAATTTGCCTTTGGCCAGGTGCGCGATGCGGTGAGTGAGCAGGTGAATCAACAACTGGAATCTTGGCTGTCGCCATGGGGGAAGGCCAGCGTCAACGTGCAGGTCGATAACGAAGGCAATTTCAACGGTAGTCGCGGAAGCTGGTTTGTCCCCTGGCAGGATAACTCGCGCTACCTCACCTGGGGTCAACTGGGTCTTACTCAGCAGGATGACGGGCTGGTGAGTAATGTGGGTATCGGCCAGCGCTGGGTGCGTGACGGCTGGCTGCTCGGCTATAACACTTTCTACGATAATCTGCTCGATGAAAACCTCCAGCGCGGCGGGCTGGGCGCTGAAGCGTGGGGGGAATACCTGCGGCTGTCGGCCAATTATTACCAGCCGTTTGCCTCATGGCGCGCCCATACGCCGACGCTGGAGCAACGAATGGCGCGCGGTTACGACGTAACGGCGCAAATGCGACTGCCGTTCTACGAATATCTCAATACCAGCGTTAGCGTGGAACAATATTTTGGTGACAGCGTCGATCTGTTCGATTCCGGAACGGGCTATCACAATCCGGTGGCGGTGAAACTGGGGCTGAATTACACCCCGGTCCCGCTGGTCACGGTCACCGCCCAGCACAAGCAGGGGGAGAGCGGTCTCAGCCAGAACAACCTCGGGCTGAACCTGAACTACCGCTTCGGCGTACCGCTGAAAAAACAACTGGCTGCCAGCGAGGTGGCGGAGAGCCAGTCGCTGCGCGGAAGCCGCTACGATCATCCGCAGCGCAACAACCTGCCGACGATGGAGTATCGTCAGCGCAAAACCCTGAGCGTATTTCTGGCAACCCCACCGTGGGATCTGCATCCGGGCGAAACGGTGCCGCTAAAATTGCAGGTACGTAGTCGGCATGGCGTTCGTCATCTCACCTGGCAGGGGGACGCGCAGGCGCTGAGCCTGACGGCGGGGGCGAACGCGGAAAGCGTTGAGGGCTGGACGGTGATTATGCCGGCCTGGGACAGCAGCGAAGGCGCGAATAACCGCTGGCAGTTGTCGGTAGTGGTGGAAGATGAGAAGGGGCAGCGTGTCTCTTCCAATGAGATCACGCTCACGCTGACGGAACCCTTTATGGCAATGCCAGGGGACGATCCGCGCTGGAGGTTGCTCCCGGAGGAGTAA